The Coffea eugenioides isolate CCC68of chromosome 8, Ceug_1.0, whole genome shotgun sequence genome has a segment encoding these proteins:
- the LOC113779379 gene encoding EG45-like domain containing protein, translated as MDLLRFNFVLISIFSLAKINLVLGDIGTATSYNPPYTPTKCGGNRNDQFPAGNLFVAVSEGLWDNGAACGRRYRLRCLSGNNKPCRDIGTTIDVRVVDFCPRRPCPSTIVLSSDAFAAISRNPDAKINIEYIQI; from the exons ATGGATCTCCTACGCTTCAATTTTGTCTTGATCAGCATATTCAGTCTGGCTAAAATAAACTTAGTCCTTGGAGACATTGGCACTGCCACTTCTTACAATCCTCCATATACCC CCACCAAGTGCGGGGGAAACAGAAATGATCAGTTTCCAGCAGGAAATCTGTTCGTTGCGGTGAGTGAAGGACTGTGGGATAACGGGGCTGCATGCGGCAGACGCTACAGATTAAGATGCTTGAGCGGCAACAACAAGCCATGCAGAGATATTGGCACCACCATCGACGTTAGGGTGGTGGATTTCTGCCCAAGACGCCCATGCCCTTCCACCATTGTTTTGTCTAGTGATGCTTTTGCAGCTATCTCCCGCAACCCTGATGCCAAAATCAACATTGAATACATCCA GATATGA